In Akkermansia muciniphila ATCC BAA-835, the genomic stretch AGCTGAGGAACGTGCTGATTGATAAGCGCGTTCTGATGCCTCTCCTGTGGCCGGAGGTATTGGAACAGGCCCCTGCCGGCAGCCTGGAACGGAAACTGGCGCTGCATCTTCTGCCGCTTCCTGTGGACCAGCGCTGCGGGCCGCAGGACATGGAACGCATCGCCCGGATTGTGGAGGCATTCTATTCCTGAAGAGAAGGGAGGATTATTTTGTTAGACAGTTGGATAAGACGTTGACGATACGTGAATGAATGTTCTAACATTTTTGGTATGTCCGACTGCCTTTCCTCTCTGGGCTATCCTTTCCGTGGAAGGCCCATGGTTTTTGTCTTTTCCGTCATGATGGTATGGGGCATGTTCCTGGCGGCCCGGGATGTTCTCATCGGATGGATTGCCGCCTTTTGTTTTCTGCTGCCTTTCATGTGCGCCTTTTTCATGAAAATGGTGAGGCAGTCCGCCATGGGAGAAGAGGATATCTGCCCCTTTCCTGAACTGGATGAATGGCTTGACTCCCTCATGCTGCCTTTTGTCCGGCTGGTGGTGTGCATCATCGTTTCCTTCCTTCCTTTCGCCGTGTATGCGCATACTGCGGCCTGGGCGGCGGATACTCCCCTGGCGTGGCTGTTCCTGGCGGCGGGTGTGATTTACTTTCCCGGCGTATTCATGAGAACCTCCGTTCGGGAACGTTTTTCCGGTCTTTCTCCCGTGGGCTGGTGGGGGCTGGTCAGAAGGGCTCCCTTTTCCTATGCCGGGTTACTTGGCGCCATATGCGCCGGGGGATGGATCATCCTGAACCTTCCTTCAGGGCCTTTGATGGATTTCGCCATGGTGCCCGTGAAGCTGTATGTCGCTTGCGTGTTGATGAATATGTGCGGACTGTTCATGCTCAAGCATGAATTTGCCGGGGAGGAAGAGGTCGGCAGCTTTTCCCCTTCCGGGCCTGCGGCCTCGTGATGCTGCCGCCTTTCCGGCGGGCCGGGAACAGGTGAGTTTATTTGGCGGGTTCCTTGTCCAGGTTCAGGATACCCAGTACAGACATGTTGCCTTCCGCATCTTTTCCGGAGGGGAGATAGACCTTCGCATTGTTCAGCATGTTTTCAAAGGCCTTGGCGCGGAGCATGTTCGGTCCCATGGCCTTTTCCTTCAATGCCAGTCCTTCCGCTTCCGCCCGGGCTGCTTCCAGGGCTGCTTCCGCCTGGGCCTTGCCCCGCATGACAATGACTTTGGCCTCCGCTTCTCCCCGGGCCAGGTTAGCGTTTACTTCCTGGCGCGCTATTTCCATTTTCATGGCGCCTTCCGCCTCCCCGCGTGCACGCTGGATGGCGATGTCTTTCCGGGCGATTTGAAGTTCCGTTTCCTTGCGTTCGTTTTCCTGAGTCGTCTGAACTTTTCTGACGACGGATTCAATGATGGCCTGCGGGGGATTTGTTTCCCCCACGGCTACGGAATCCACAATAAAGGGGGTGCCGTCCAGCCGCTTGCTTAACTGCGTGTAAACGTTGTCGGAAATTTTTTGCAGGCTGCCGGAGGCGTCCAGGGCATTGTACTGGCTTAATTCCGCCCGCACGGCTGTACGGAAAGGCTGCTGAATGAAATTTTTGTAGGCAAAGAGCATGATTTCGTCCGCCACTTCGTCATCATTGCGGCCGGAGCTTTGGGCGATGCCTCCGTAATCTTCCATGAATTCCTTTACCCGGGACGGGTCCAGCCGGTAAACCAGAGAAGCTTTGCAGGAGATGGGGAGCTTGTCCTTGCCCAGAATAGCCCCTCCATTGCGGGCGTCGAATTCTTCCACCGTGGTATCCGGCGTGATGGAAACCTTGCTGACTTCCTTTCTCCACGCCCATCCCGTGGAGGACGGCCCGATCAGGATGCCTTCAAACCTGTTCTGTCCGAAAATGGGTTTGGAATAGACATATCCGGCAAAGCCGGACAATACGCGCTTGTTGCTGAAATTCTGGAAGGCAAAAATGGCGGCGCCCACAGCGACGAAGATGACGGCGGGAATGAGCAGGGAGAAGGCGGTTTTGGGAGATTTATTCATGACAGGGCAGCGGTTGTGACGGTATCCAACATAAGATGAGGCTGGTGAAAATCAAGTTATCTTTTCCTGTGCGGCCGGGAAAAGTATTCTACTGAAGAAACTCTTTCCGGAAGAGGGAATGCGGCAAAGTCTGTCCTCTTCTGAACACAGGGGAGTGCCGGAAATGTCTTATCCGGCAAAGGCTGCCTGTTCCGTGGGGGGATTCCGGCGAGGTGCCGGACCTCCGCCCCGGAGGCGGGCCTCCATTTGGGTTAAGGTGATGAATGTAGCCATTACGGGATCCGGAGGATTTATAGGGAGTCATTTGTCCAAGCGTCTTGAGATGTTCGGGCATCGGGTGACGCCCTTGCGGCGCTATCTGTTTGCCCAGGAGGGCGTGGATTGTCTGGCGCAGGCCCTGGCGGGATGCCATGCCGTCATCAATCTGGCCGGAGCGCCCATCGACCGGCGCTGGACGGATGCCTACAAGAGGGAGCTGGTGGAGAGCCGCATCATGACCACCCGCAAGCTGGTGGAAGCGGTCAACAGGTTGCATGAACCGCCGGGAGTGATGATTTCCGCCTCTGCTGTCGGGTACTATGGCTCGTCCGGCGGCTGTCATGGGGAACTGGACGATCCGGAAGCGGATTCCTTTCTGGCGGAATTGTGCGTGGCCTGGGAAAAGGAGGCCGGGCTGGTGAACAGCTCCGTGCGGCTGGTCCTTACCCGGTTTGGCGTAGTTCTTTCTCCGGATGGAGGGGCGCTCCCCGAGATGATGCGGCCGGCCCGGTTCGGCGTTACGGCAACCGCAGGAAATCCGGATCATCTTTTTTCCTGGGTGGCTTTGGAAGATCTGGCGGATGCCCTGGTCTTCATTATGGGCCGGCAGGATATTTCCGGCCCGGTCAATGTAACGGCGCCGGAGCTCACCACCAACCGGGAATTCTACAGGGCAGCCGCGGAACATTTCCACACCCGTCTGTCCATCCGTGTTCCGGACGCCGTTCTGCGGTTGCTGATGGGAGAAGCTTCCCAGGTGATTACCGGCGGCCAGTGCGCCGTTCCGGAGACGCTGATGAGGGAAGGGTTTACATTCCAATATCCGGATATCCGCACTTTTTTTAACAAAGCATTTTCTGTCAAATCATGAGCATGATACAGACCATCGTTACTTCCCTGTTTCACGGCCATTCCGTCAAAACCGATCCCATGCCGGATTTCAATCTGGAACGTTATCTGGGGGAATGGCACGAAATAGCCCGTCTGGAAAACTGGTTCGAGCGCGGGCTCAGCAGGGTTCTTGCCCGGTATGACCGCAGGGAGGACGGTTCCATTTCCGTGGTTAACAGCGGTTATGACGTTCGTACCGGGGAACGGAAGGAGGCGCGTGCACGGGCGGTGGCGGGGGATGCCCCCAATCATTTGAAAGTGTACTTTGTACCACTGGTATACGGCCGGTATGAAGTGGCTTTCCTGGATGAGAATTACACCCGCTCCGTAGTTTCCGGCGGTTCCCTGAATTATCTGTGGCTGCTTGCCCGCTCGCCGCAGTTGAAGGATGACGAGCTTCAGCCGATGCTTCATTGCGCGGAAAAACTGGGGTATGATACTTCCCGGTTGATTTACGCCAATGTCCAGGCCTCTCCGGACAAATAACATGGGGCGGGCTTGAAGAAGCGGCGTGCCGTGAATATGGGATATTTCTGAAATGGGGAATGTGGAAAAGGTGGCTTTCCTCCTGCCAGGAAAAAATTTTTGGGCATGGGCCGGGCGTTCCTTTCCAGTGTTCCGCCGTGCGGGAATGTCATGCTTTTGAGTTATCCGGTGTGATTCTTCTTCCTGCATGGCTCCGGTTCCGTATTTTTCCGCTTTTTCCTGCCCCGTTCTTTCCGTTTTTTTGCAAAGAACAGGGAAAAACGCAGGCGCCTGCTTAAAATAGGCTTGCAATCATGAGAAGGATGGATATGTTGGCATTCATCCAAACATTGGATGTTTGGATGAATTACTTAAAGAAGGAGTAACAATGGATATTATTCATGACAACGCCGCTGATCTCAGCGCATTGAACGGCAAGACCGTTGCCGTGATCGGATATGGCGCCCAGGGGCGCGCTCAGGCACTTTGCATGCGTGATTCCGGTGTGAACGTGATTATCGGCGTTCGCCCCGGCAAGTCTTTTGACGCCGCCGCCCAGGATGGATTCCAGGTAATGAGCGTCGCGGAAGCCGCCGAAAAAGCGGACATCATTCACATTCTGCTGCCGGATGAAAGCCACGGCGCCGTGTATGAAGCTGAAATCAAGCCTCACTTGAAGGCCGGCAAGACGCTTTGCTGCTCCCATGGCTTCGCGTATGTTTTCAATACCATCGTCCCCCCTGCGGATGTAGATGTAATCATGGTGGCCCCCAAGGGCCCGGGCACGGAAGTGCGCCGAGTATTTGAAGAAGGGTTCGGCTGCCCCGGCCTGATTGCCGTTCATCAGAACCCCTCCGGCAAGGCCCGTGACGTGGCTCTTGCCATGGCCAAGGCGGAAGGCCTGACCCGCGGCGGCGTGCTGGAATGCACCATGGCCCAGGAAACGTATGAAGACCTGTTCGGTGAACAGAACGTCCTGTGCGGTGGTCTGGTGGACCTGATGAAGTACGGCTTTGAAACCCTGACGGAAGCCGGCTATCCGCCGGAAATGGCCTACTTTGAGTGCGTGCATGAAGCCAAGCTCATCGTGGACCTGATTTATAACGGCGGCATCCAGAAGATGAACTCCGTGATTTCCAACACGGCCGAATTCGGCGAATATTACAACGGCCCGCAGATCCTGCCCGCAGAGGTGAAGGAACGCATGAAGGAATCCCTCAAGCGCATTGAATCCGGCAAGTTCGCCAAGGACTGGCTGGAAGAGGCAGCCAAGGGCGCTCCCAACCTCAAAGCCAAGCGCGAAGCCCTGGGTCAGCACCCGGTGGAAATCGTGGGCGCCAAGATCCGCAGTCTGTTTGAAAGGAACTAAGGTTTCTTTTACTTGAAACACATGCCGTTCCGTCGGAATACGGCGGAGCGGCACGTATATTCCCGGGCTTTTCCCGGAAATCCGCCATTGATTCAGTTTATGGAGCATGCCTCACCGGCCGTCAATGTAGAAAACGCTAGGGTATACCTGGGCGGGCACGAAATCCTGCACAATATTTCCTGGCAGGTGCAGCGCGGAGAACGTTGTTTTATTCTGGGGGCCAACGGCGCCGGAAAGACAACGCTGGTCAAAGTGCTGATGGGGTTTGCATGGCCGCTTTTCGGAGCCAGGGTGCAGGTTCTGGGCAAGACCTTCGGGCACGTGAACCTGCTGGAATTGCGCAAGTCCATTGCGTGGGTGAGTCCGTTCATGCACAAGTGGCTGGAGGATGGCTCCTGGAACGGGCGCGACATGGTGCTTTCCGGCCCTGACGGAACTATCGGCCTCCTGAGGGAGCCGACGCCGGAAGAGGAGGAAAAAGCCGCAGGAATCATGAAATCCCTGAAAGCGGAGCATTTGATGGACAGGCCGGTGGTGGCCATGTCTTCCGGGGAACAGGTGAAAGTGCTGATTGCCCGGGCTCTGATGACGAATCCGGAACTGATGATTCTGGACGAACCCAGCGTTTACCTGGATTTGGCAGGGCGGGAATTTTTGTTGAAAACCATTGAAGAACTGGCTGAAACGAGGCCTGATCTGACCATCATGTTCATCACCCAGCGCATTGAAGATATCCTTCCCGTATTTAACCGCGGCATGATTTTAAAGTCCGGAGAAATCGTGGCGCATGGAAGCCGGGACGAGGTGCTGACGGAGGAAAACCTGAAAGACGCCTTTGGGCTGGATATCCAGTTAATCAAGACGGAGAAGGGGCGTCTCTGGACCGTTATCCGATAATTTTTCATGAAGCAGTCCAAGACAATGGAGCTGAAGAAACCGGTGCGGGTGTCCCTGGCCCGCCAGGTGCTTACCGCCATGGAATCCATGATACGGTCCGGCAAATGGAAGGTTGGAGACCGCATTCCCGCGGAAGCGGAACTGGCCCGTGCCTTTTCCGTCAGCCACAACACCATCCGCGAAGCCCTTCAATCCCTGATTCACATGGGGATGCTGGAAGCGCGCCCCGGAGACGGCACGTACGTGATGGCGTCAGACCGCTTTGCCGTCGCGGTGAGCAACCGCCTCAAGGAATCCGAGCTGCCTCAGATTCTGGAGGCGCGGCTGGCTTTGGAAAAGGAAATTGCGCGGCTGGCCGCCGTTAAAAGGACGGATGAAGATTTGAAGGAGCTGGAAAATGCCCTGAAGGACTGCCACGGCAGGGTAAGGCAGGGCATTGAGGATGACATGCTGTTTCATGCCGCCGTGGCCCGCGCCACGCATAATCCGGTGCTCTCGGAATTGTATAACGTGGTCATCCGCCATGTGCAGGAGAATCTGGAAAAGCTGCTTCAGGAGAAGCAATACGACTCCGGCGCCATGAAGCTGCATGACGACCTTCTCGCAGCCATCAGGAAGCAGGAGGCGGATGAAGCGGAGAACATTATTGTAAAGATTGTGGAATTTGACACCGTCAGCATAGGCGGGGCATTCATTTCTTGAATTGCCGGCAGGGAAGATGCCGTTGCGGTGGCAGAGTTATTCTTTTTTATTTCCCGGTGCTTTTCTTGCCAGCGGGCTTTCCGGCAAATAACTGCGTTCTGGAATTGCCTGCCAAATTAGTCTTTCCGTACAAAGGCGCCGGAGGCAATTCTCATGATTTTTATCCTTTTCCGGATATGGAATTTTACTACAATTCGAATATGGCTACCCGTACTGAATGGAAGTGCCCGGCATGCGGTGCCCTTCTGGCTATGGAAGATGTGAATATGGCTGCGGATATGGTGTTATGCCGCTCCTGCAATAAGATAAGCAAATTTTCAGAGATTGTTCAGGAGGAAAGGGATGAGGAAATTCTTGATTCCATTCCCCGCCGCATGAGCGTGACGAAAACGGCGAGGGGGCTGGAAATAACGTATAAGAAGCCAAAAGGAGCGGGACTTTTTCTACTGATGTTTTCGGTTTTTTGGAATTCTGTGACATGCGTTGCCCTGTTTGCGGTGATGAGGGAAATGTCTTGCGAAAATCTGTTCGGACTATTGTTTTTAATCCCTTTTGTTCTGGTTGGGGCTGGTACATTTGCGGGAGCTTTTTATGTGTTGTTTGGCCGTATGACGCTGATCCTGACGCCAGGCAGGGGGGAATTGTTCCGAGGAGTAGGGAACCTGGGCCGCCGACAGCATTTTTTGCTGGAGAAAGGTTCCCGTATTTCCATTGAGGCAAGCAGTATGCGACGGAATGATGAAGTTTTAGACAAGGTTGTAGTGGGGCTGCCGGACGGCAAGACGTTTGAATTTGGTACAGGGATTGAGGAAGTGGAGGCCCAGCAGTATATAGCGGCTCTGCTGCGGAAAATGAGGGGATAGGGCTGTGATGCCTGAATGCGGAGAAGGTCTTGGAATGCCCTGGCTCCGCTGTTTTTCAGCAGGCAGGGGAATCCGTCCTGGAGGGAAGGGAGCGGGGATATGGATTTCCGTTTCCGGGAAGGAATGGGCGCAAGCCTTTTTTGTTGGCAAAATCCATGGACAGCGGGCAGGGTTTCCATTTGAGGCATGATAGCGGGAATTCCGGGAATGAGGTTTTTTGATTGATATGGAGAATAAGGTACGTAGATTAACGTATGATGAAGGAAGTGCGCCTTTTGTTAATTCTGTGCGGTTTGTTTTGCGGAACGGCAGTTGCGCAGCCCCGCCTTTCCTCACCGCCGAACATGATTGTCATTCTGGCGGATGACCTGGGTTATGGGGATTTGGGCTGTACAGGTTCCAAGCAGATAAAAACGCCTTCCCTTGACCGGCTGGCAAGGGAGGGGGTGTTCTGCTCCCGGGCGTATGTGACGGCGCCGATGTGTTCTCCCTCCCGCATGGGACTGCTGACGGGGCGTTTCCCCAAGCGTTACGGCATCACGACGAATCCCAATATCCAGATGGATTATCTTCCGGAGTCCCACTACGGGCTGCCGCAGACGGAGAAATTGATTCCGGAGTATTTGGCTCCCTGTGGGTACCGGAGCGCGGTATTCGGCAAGTGGCATCTTGGCCACACGAAGGGATATACGCCGCCGGAGCGCGGTTTTACGCATTGGTGGGGGTTCCTGGGCGGTTCCCGGCATTATTTTCCCGTGAAGAAAGAGGCTGAAGGCCTGAATCCCTCCATGATTGTATCCAATTTTACGGATAAGACGGACATCACCTATTTGACGGACGATATTACAGACCGGGCGGTTGAATTTCTGCAGGAAGCCGGAAAGGATAAGAAACCGTTTTTCATGTTCGTTTCCTACAACGCCCCCCATTGGCCCAATGAAGCCAAACCGGAGGATATCGCCAAATTCAGGAACGTGCAGAACGGGGAACGACGGGTTTATTGCGCCATGGTATATGCGATGGACAGGGGAATAGGCCGCATTCTGGATGCCTTGAAAGCAGACGGTTTGGAAAAGGATACCATCGTCGTCTTCCTGTCGGACAATGGAGGCGCTCCGGAAGCTTCTTCCTGCAACGCCCCTTTCCGGGGTGCCAAGAGGCAGCATTTTGAAGGAGGTGTTCGCGTACCTTTTATTATCAGATATCCGGCGGACAAGCGTTTGGTTCCCGGAAGCGTTTGCAGACAGCCCGTTTCCTCCGTGGATTTGCTTCCCGCTTTGCTGAAGGCGAATGGCCGTCACATTCCCAGGAAGCTGGACGGCATGGATATTCTGGAGCTGGTGGGGAACAAGGGAGCTCCCGTTCCGCGCACCTTTTTCTGGTGCACGGATTACACGTCCGCTGTGCTGACCGGTGATATGAAGTACCTGCTGGTCCCGGATCGCGCTCCGCAGTTTTATAATGTGGCGGACGATCCCCAGGAACAGAGGGATTTGTATTTTTCCAGGCACCAGGATGCGGATCTCCTCGCTAAAAAGCTGGGAACATACCTGACTACGACGCCTGCATGCCGTTTTCCCGACAGTATCAGCTGGTCCGCCAAATTGATGAGGGAGTATGACAAGACTGCGCCGGACAGGCAGCCTGAGTAAGGCTGCGTTGGCTTTGTTCCGTATTCCGTCCTGCATGCCAGCGTTTGGGAACCTATTACTACGGCGGGAGAGGGGGAGAAACCGCGTGCATGGTTTTCTTTTCCCGCTGAAAAACGCTTTATTTCAGGCGCTTGGGTTCCGTAATGCGGAGAATGTGCTCTCCGGGAAGGGCTAGGTTGCCTTTGTCCCGGGCAATCATTTCAAAGTAGTGGGGATCCTGTGAGATCCAGATGAATTCGTTTTTTGCCTGTTCCATCTGCTCCCTGGATTTTTCCAGATGAGCCTGAAGGAAGGAACGTTCATGCTCCAGGGAGCGCAGATCC encodes the following:
- a CDS encoding SPFH domain-containing protein, with product MNKSPKTAFSLLIPAVIFVAVGAAIFAFQNFSNKRVLSGFAGYVYSKPIFGQNRFEGILIGPSSTGWAWRKEVSKVSITPDTTVEEFDARNGGAILGKDKLPISCKASLVYRLDPSRVKEFMEDYGGIAQSSGRNDDEVADEIMLFAYKNFIQQPFRTAVRAELSQYNALDASGSLQKISDNVYTQLSKRLDGTPFIVDSVAVGETNPPQAIIESVVRKVQTTQENERKETELQIARKDIAIQRARGEAEGAMKMEIARQEVNANLARGEAEAKVIVMRGKAQAEAALEAARAEAEGLALKEKAMGPNMLRAKAFENMLNNAKVYLPSGKDAEGNMSVLGILNLDKEPAK
- a CDS encoding TIGR01777 family oxidoreductase, encoding MNVAITGSGGFIGSHLSKRLEMFGHRVTPLRRYLFAQEGVDCLAQALAGCHAVINLAGAPIDRRWTDAYKRELVESRIMTTRKLVEAVNRLHEPPGVMISASAVGYYGSSGGCHGELDDPEADSFLAELCVAWEKEAGLVNSSVRLVLTRFGVVLSPDGGALPEMMRPARFGVTATAGNPDHLFSWVALEDLADALVFIMGRQDISGPVNVTAPELTTNREFYRAAAEHFHTRLSIRVPDAVLRLLMGEASQVITGGQCAVPETLMREGFTFQYPDIRTFFNKAFSVKS
- a CDS encoding lipocalin family protein → MSMIQTIVTSLFHGHSVKTDPMPDFNLERYLGEWHEIARLENWFERGLSRVLARYDRREDGSISVVNSGYDVRTGERKEARARAVAGDAPNHLKVYFVPLVYGRYEVAFLDENYTRSVVSGGSLNYLWLLARSPQLKDDELQPMLHCAEKLGYDTSRLIYANVQASPDK
- the ilvC gene encoding ketol-acid reductoisomerase, whose protein sequence is MDIIHDNAADLSALNGKTVAVIGYGAQGRAQALCMRDSGVNVIIGVRPGKSFDAAAQDGFQVMSVAEAAEKADIIHILLPDESHGAVYEAEIKPHLKAGKTLCCSHGFAYVFNTIVPPADVDVIMVAPKGPGTEVRRVFEEGFGCPGLIAVHQNPSGKARDVALAMAKAEGLTRGGVLECTMAQETYEDLFGEQNVLCGGLVDLMKYGFETLTEAGYPPEMAYFECVHEAKLIVDLIYNGGIQKMNSVISNTAEFGEYYNGPQILPAEVKERMKESLKRIESGKFAKDWLEEAAKGAPNLKAKREALGQHPVEIVGAKIRSLFERN
- a CDS encoding ABC transporter ATP-binding protein yields the protein MEHASPAVNVENARVYLGGHEILHNISWQVQRGERCFILGANGAGKTTLVKVLMGFAWPLFGARVQVLGKTFGHVNLLELRKSIAWVSPFMHKWLEDGSWNGRDMVLSGPDGTIGLLREPTPEEEEKAAGIMKSLKAEHLMDRPVVAMSSGEQVKVLIARALMTNPELMILDEPSVYLDLAGREFLLKTIEELAETRPDLTIMFITQRIEDILPVFNRGMILKSGEIVAHGSRDEVLTEENLKDAFGLDIQLIKTEKGRLWTVIR
- a CDS encoding FadR/GntR family transcriptional regulator, which produces MKQSKTMELKKPVRVSLARQVLTAMESMIRSGKWKVGDRIPAEAELARAFSVSHNTIREALQSLIHMGMLEARPGDGTYVMASDRFAVAVSNRLKESELPQILEARLALEKEIARLAAVKRTDEDLKELENALKDCHGRVRQGIEDDMLFHAAVARATHNPVLSELYNVVIRHVQENLEKLLQEKQYDSGAMKLHDDLLAAIRKQEADEAENIIVKIVEFDTVSIGGAFIS
- a CDS encoding sulfatase-like hydrolase/transferase, which encodes MIVILADDLGYGDLGCTGSKQIKTPSLDRLAREGVFCSRAYVTAPMCSPSRMGLLTGRFPKRYGITTNPNIQMDYLPESHYGLPQTEKLIPEYLAPCGYRSAVFGKWHLGHTKGYTPPERGFTHWWGFLGGSRHYFPVKKEAEGLNPSMIVSNFTDKTDITYLTDDITDRAVEFLQEAGKDKKPFFMFVSYNAPHWPNEAKPEDIAKFRNVQNGERRVYCAMVYAMDRGIGRILDALKADGLEKDTIVVFLSDNGGAPEASSCNAPFRGAKRQHFEGGVRVPFIIRYPADKRLVPGSVCRQPVSSVDLLPALLKANGRHIPRKLDGMDILELVGNKGAPVPRTFFWCTDYTSAVLTGDMKYLLVPDRAPQFYNVADDPQEQRDLYFSRHQDADLLAKKLGTYLTTTPACRFPDSISWSAKLMREYDKTAPDRQPE
- a CDS encoding FtsB family cell division protein; translated protein: MLWRRRYYHRFTLAELEIRREKRALIVQRALRLFAIVLALCLTMLLSLVCFKPWKDLRSLEHERSFLQAHLEKSREQMEQAKNEFIWISQDPHYFEMIARDKGNLALPGEHILRITEPKRLK